A genomic stretch from Anaerococcus mediterraneensis includes:
- a CDS encoding FtsX-like permease family protein codes for MNKKNFPIFISLLIVSLFFTVVFYYGYINRQANYGYAMSNNFYHAEIKDELSNDEVEKLRSIEDIKLIGKMSLNPDNAKYNNDLLVINYQDEAVNEMREYSRLQEGRFAENEDEIVVSESLAKKNNINLGDEIKLEIGKRFIDGEEIGPTSANTDKEKFKKVSTKSFTVVGVYGDVYNKYSKLNFALGLQEKMSSFKTYVKFDSFEKTYKNKENIQEDINNKLGRDVELEFSDGLIYYYGIENDPLQKIMSKAVIVLSILGCIAVFVFFIKNIFWVWGLRKIRELSIYKSIGSTNGQIYLMLLKEGLIISAIPIVLGHIAGFSFIYYLYRNLQKGEGVSAFEVVRFNPLLSLAILFVSFIIVALAIKSPAKKISKINIIDGIRGNIDFSKYQKKKKQNLWQELRINNLASIKSQRYISAIGIIIISVFIITIGISTYYRDYSSYDNGYNFSVDYFSEKNQVPKILNEIVDKIPNDKSYISKDKYVQVENTNEFSKEAKAAGLDEEARKNIEKYKSEGMDGFIIALEEKDLKELGGKKGEFVLYNTIQEDSSIPIAKAKRIPYFENPQTLDINFANDYKKTIKISKTITDLGKYKSRTMPFDVKIYTDFDTYFKLMEEAGDEKYTNYAYTLNMKVKDSDTKDVKQYVESMIRSKISPEDRFNITTGEESEKNRYNDLKSLIKIVIGIASIIFVLNITNGYSSINLSLMSRKKEIGSLYSCGMDEDELKNIYQREFIGEQVKSFIISIMVSLGVMLVISLVVPDLRMSTLIKYYDYKSFLGFALVVYAINLLIYHLSLKRILDRPTIDLIRTV; via the coding sequence ATGAATAAGAAGAATTTTCCTATTTTTATTTCACTATTAATCGTAAGTTTATTTTTTACTGTGGTATTTTATTATGGTTATATAAACAGACAAGCCAACTATGGTTATGCCATGTCAAATAATTTTTATCATGCTGAGATTAAGGATGAGTTATCAAATGATGAAGTAGAAAAACTAAGGTCTATTGAAGATATCAAATTAATTGGAAAAATGTCACTTAATCCAGATAATGCTAAATATAATAATGATTTACTTGTCATTAATTATCAGGATGAAGCAGTAAATGAAATGAGAGAGTATTCAAGACTTCAAGAAGGTAGATTTGCTGAAAATGAAGATGAAATTGTAGTATCTGAGAGCCTTGCAAAGAAAAATAATATTAATTTAGGTGATGAAATAAAACTTGAAATAGGTAAAAGGTTTATAGATGGGGAAGAAATAGGACCTACTAGTGCAAATACTGATAAGGAAAAATTTAAAAAAGTTTCCACTAAATCTTTTACTGTAGTAGGAGTTTATGGGGACGTTTATAACAAATATAGTAAACTAAACTTTGCTTTAGGATTACAAGAAAAGATGTCATCCTTTAAAACATATGTGAAGTTTGATTCATTTGAAAAAACTTATAAAAATAAAGAAAATATTCAGGAAGATATAAATAATAAGCTTGGTAGGGATGTAGAGCTAGAATTTTCTGATGGATTAATATATTATTATGGTATCGAAAATGATCCTTTACAAAAAATTATGAGTAAAGCGGTTATAGTATTATCTATACTTGGATGTATAGCCGTCTTTGTATTCTTTATAAAAAATATCTTTTGGGTATGGGGTCTTCGAAAAATTAGAGAACTGTCTATATATAAATCTATAGGGTCAACTAATGGTCAAATTTATTTGATGCTTTTAAAGGAAGGGTTAATTATATCAGCCATTCCAATAGTTTTAGGTCACATAGCTGGTTTTTCTTTTATATATTATCTGTATAGAAATTTACAAAAAGGTGAGGGAGTAAGTGCCTTTGAAGTAGTAAGATTTAATCCACTATTAAGTTTAGCCATACTATTTGTTTCTTTTATAATTGTTGCTTTGGCTATAAAATCTCCTGCAAAAAAGATTTCGAAAATAAATATAATAGATGGTATTAGAGGAAATATAGATTTTTCCAAGTATCAGAAAAAGAAGAAACAGAACTTATGGCAAGAACTAAGAATTAACAACTTAGCTTCAATAAAATCACAGAGATATATTTCTGCAATAGGGATAATTATTATTTCAGTATTTATAATCACTATAGGCATATCAACATACTACAGAGATTATTCTAGTTACGATAATGGCTATAATTTTTCTGTTGATTATTTTAGTGAAAAGAATCAAGTCCCAAAAATATTAAATGAAATTGTAGATAAAATTCCTAACGACAAGTCATATATTTCAAAAGATAAATATGTTCAAGTAGAAAATACAAATGAATTTTCAAAAGAAGCAAAGGCAGCAGGTTTAGACGAGGAAGCGAGAAAGAATATAGAAAAATATAAGTCAGAGGGTATGGATGGATTTATCATCGCCTTGGAAGAAAAAGACTTAAAAGAACTTGGAGGAAAGAAGGGTGAATTTGTCCTCTACAATACAATTCAAGAAGATTCTTCTATTCCAATAGCCAAGGCAAAGAGGATTCCCTATTTCGAAAACCCACAGACTTTAGATATTAACTTTGCAAATGATTATAAGAAGACTATTAAAATTTCAAAGACGATAACAGATTTGGGAAAATATAAGTCGAGAACAATGCCTTTTGATGTAAAAATTTATACAGATTTTGACACTTATTTTAAACTTATGGAAGAAGCAGGTGATGAGAAATACACAAACTATGCCTATACGTTAAATATGAAGGTAAAAGATTCTGACACCAAAGATGTAAAACAATATGTAGAATCCATGATTAGAAGTAAAATCTCACCGGAGGATCGCTTTAATATTACAACAGGTGAAGAAAGTGAAAAAAACAGATACAATGACTTGAAAAGTCTAATAAAAATTGTAATAGGTATTGCTTCAATCATCTTTGTACTAAATATCACCAATGGCTACTCATCCATTAATTTAAGTCTTATGAGCAGAAAAAAAGAAATCGGAAGTCTTTACTCTTGTGGTATGGACGAGGATGAGTTAAAGAACATATATCAAAGAGAATTTATTGGAGAACAGGTAAAGTCCTTTATAATTTCTATTATGGTGAGCTTAGGTGTTATGTTGGTAATATCATTAGTAGTCCCTGATCTAAGAATGAGTACTTTAATAAAATATTATGACTACAAAAGTTTCTTAGGATTTGCCTTAGTGGTTTATGCTATAAATTTATTAATCTATCACTTATCTTTAAAAAGAATATTAGACAGACCAACAATTGATCTGATAAGGACAGTGTAA
- a CDS encoding ABC transporter ATP-binding protein gives MEILKVENLRKEYGEGNSKVVALDGVDLSIERGEFVAIVGPSGSGKSTLLHIIGGVDSPSDGKVYIDGNDISQYSSKELALFRRRKVGLIYQFYNLIQNLTVRHNIELPLKLDKRKINEEDLLDTVRKLGIENKLDSFPSELSGGQQQRVAIARSLIYRPSIILADEPTGNLDRKNSKEIIEIFKYFNKTLKQTIILITHDEEIALQANRIITIVDGKIVGDEKHE, from the coding sequence ATGGAAATTTTAAAAGTAGAAAATTTAAGAAAAGAATATGGAGAAGGCAATTCCAAGGTAGTGGCCTTAGATGGGGTTGACCTTTCTATAGAAAGAGGAGAATTTGTAGCCATTGTAGGCCCTAGTGGATCTGGCAAGTCTACACTCTTGCACATTATAGGTGGAGTAGATAGTCCAAGTGATGGAAAAGTTTATATAGACGGCAACGACATATCCCAATATTCATCAAAGGAGTTGGCCCTATTTCGCAGGAGAAAAGTAGGACTTATCTATCAGTTTTATAATCTGATTCAAAATTTGACAGTCAGACACAATATAGAACTGCCCCTAAAACTAGATAAGAGAAAAATAAATGAGGAAGACCTTTTAGATACGGTTAGAAAACTAGGCATAGAAAATAAACTAGATTCTTTTCCATCTGAATTATCAGGAGGTCAACAGCAAAGAGTAGCCATAGCAAGATCTTTGATCTATAGGCCTTCGATAATCCTAGCCGACGAACCAACAGGCAACCTAGATAGGAAAAACTCCAAGGAAATAATTGAAATCTTTAAATATTTTAACAAAACTTTAAAACAGACGATTATCCTAATAACCCATGACGAAGAAATAGCCTTACAAGCAAATCGAATTATTACAATAGTAGATGGAAAAATTGTAGGAGATGAAAAACATGAATAA
- a CDS encoding HAMP domain-containing sensor histidine kinase — MIYILWIISLFLLYYFLERRKKKRINELINLINNMKNLNYKIPMKQDDFSILEDKIYKLFIETIEAKETSRKNSEKQIEYLEDIAHQIKTPITSMVFSIENLELDYPVNDEIKILKRQIERLNSLSDILLKLSSLDANKDQMKKDQIRLDELVAYAIDTLDIKKDTKIDIDLGLKENKICGDFYWLAEALINIIKNADNRPGCDKIQISSDKNPLYTSLIIEDDGGGIEKDNIKKIFKRFYKSPDSKGFGIGLAMAKTIVEKNNGDISVSNTDDGARFEIKFYNVT; from the coding sequence ATGATATATATTTTATGGATAATAAGTCTTTTTTTACTTTATTATTTTTTAGAAAGAAGAAAGAAAAAGAGGATAAATGAACTCATAAATTTAATAAATAATATGAAAAATCTCAACTACAAAATCCCAATGAAGCAAGATGATTTTTCAATCCTGGAAGATAAGATCTACAAGCTTTTTATAGAAACAATAGAAGCCAAGGAGACAAGCAGAAAAAATAGTGAAAAGCAAATAGAATACTTAGAAGACATAGCCCACCAGATAAAAACTCCAATCACGTCTATGGTTTTTTCTATAGAAAATCTGGAGCTTGATTATCCGGTTAATGATGAAATAAAAATTTTAAAAAGGCAGATTGAAAGATTAAATTCTTTGTCAGATATCTTGCTCAAATTATCAAGTCTAGATGCCAACAAGGATCAAATGAAAAAAGATCAAATCCGCTTGGATGAATTGGTTGCTTATGCCATTGATACTTTGGATATAAAAAAAGATACAAAAATTGATATAGACTTGGGCTTGAAAGAAAATAAAATTTGTGGAGATTTTTATTGGCTAGCGGAAGCCCTTATCAATATTATAAAAAATGCAGACAATAGGCCTGGATGTGATAAAATACAGATTTCATCCGACAAAAATCCTCTATATACATCTCTAATTATAGAAGATGATGGGGGAGGGATAGAAAAAGACAATATCAAAAAGATTTTCAAACGCTTTTATAAAAGCCCAGACTCAAAGGGTTTTGGTATTGGACTTGCCATGGCAAAGACAATTGTAGAAAAAAATAATGGGGACATATCCGTGTCAAATACAGATGATGGTGCAAGATTTGAAATAAAATTTTACAATGTCACCTAA
- a CDS encoding response regulator transcription factor — MKNILIIEDNEDIAGQIEKYLLKNGYKVEIARSFYEAFYKMNVGIDVALLDINLPDKDGQDLIEKLKAKDIRVIVTTVKNEEDFIIRALDMGADDYLTKPFSLAILRARIDAVLRTIPLAQDKTIKYKDLKIDLNDSKVYFREKEIDLTPLEYEILVLFIKNPHRVYTRGQLLEIFWEDRDRFVNDNTLTSTIKRIREKLDRDIITTVRGIGYRMD, encoded by the coding sequence ATGAAAAATATTTTAATTATAGAAGACAACGAAGATATAGCAGGTCAAATTGAAAAGTATCTGCTAAAAAATGGATATAAAGTAGAAATTGCCAGGTCTTTTTATGAGGCATTTTACAAGATGAATGTGGGCATAGATGTGGCTCTCCTTGATATAAATTTACCTGATAAGGATGGGCAGGATTTGATAGAAAAACTCAAGGCAAAAGATATCAGAGTCATTGTAACAACTGTGAAAAATGAAGAAGATTTTATTATAAGAGCTCTTGATATGGGAGCAGATGATTATCTGACCAAGCCTTTTTCTCTAGCTATCCTTAGGGCAAGGATTGATGCTGTTCTTAGGACTATCCCCTTGGCCCAAGATAAAACTATCAAATATAAGGATTTAAAAATAGATTTGAATGATTCGAAAGTATATTTTAGAGAAAAAGAGATAGACCTAACTCCTTTAGAATATGAGATCCTTGTTTTATTTATAAAAAATCCTCATAGGGTCTACACCAGGGGCCAACTTCTAGAGATATTTTGGGAGGATAGGGATAGGTTTGTAAATGACAATACTCTCACATCGACAATAAAAAGGATCAGAGAAAAACTTGATAGAGATATAATCACCACCGTCAGGGGCATAGGATATAGGATGGACTAA
- a CDS encoding YcjF family protein, which yields MLNDLGKVAQDTIDAINEKIQNLSTLNIIVAGKTGVGKSTLINAVFKDELAETGMGRPVTNHMRKITKKDIPLAIYDTRGFELGKDVQEDVKKEVFDTINKGLATKDINKAIHCIWYCINTASNRIEPEEIQWLRELSRENQVTQVPIIVVLTQSISKKNAEKMRQMILDENLDIIQVIPVLAKDFEIEDVGVVKSFGLERLIEVMGEALPEELLDTLQHVQIASLSEKKRRASKVVATAALAATGQGAAPIPFADAALLIPTQVGMIASITVIFGFDVNKSVITALLSSTIGSGGATLLGRAVVANILKLLPAAGSIAGGAISAGTAGVITAALGSAYIAFMELVYKGEMNIEDLSSKKGKETLSRIFKENLKLGKDNINSILKNSNDK from the coding sequence ATGCTAAATGACCTAGGTAAGGTTGCTCAAGATACTATTGATGCAATCAATGAGAAAATTCAAAATCTTTCCACTTTAAATATAATTGTTGCTGGTAAAACTGGTGTAGGTAAATCTACCTTAATTAACGCTGTTTTTAAGGACGAACTTGCTGAAACAGGCATGGGTAGACCTGTGACAAACCATATGAGAAAAATTACTAAAAAAGATATTCCACTTGCAATCTACGACACCAGGGGTTTTGAACTTGGCAAAGATGTACAAGAAGATGTAAAAAAAGAAGTTTTTGACACAATTAACAAGGGACTTGCCACTAAGGATATAAATAAGGCCATCCATTGTATTTGGTATTGTATAAATACAGCTTCCAATAGGATTGAACCTGAGGAAATACAATGGCTTAGGGAACTATCAAGGGAAAATCAGGTCACACAAGTACCCATAATCGTGGTTCTGACCCAGTCAATTTCAAAGAAAAATGCCGAAAAGATGAGGCAGATGATTTTGGATGAAAATTTAGATATTATTCAAGTTATCCCTGTCCTTGCCAAAGACTTTGAAATAGAAGATGTAGGAGTAGTAAAATCTTTTGGTCTTGAAAGGTTGATTGAAGTCATGGGCGAGGCTTTGCCTGAGGAACTTCTGGATACTCTTCAACACGTACAGATAGCGAGTTTATCCGAAAAAAAACGCCGAGCCTCTAAGGTCGTAGCCACAGCAGCCCTTGCAGCTACAGGCCAAGGGGCAGCACCAATTCCCTTCGCAGATGCAGCACTCTTAATCCCAACCCAGGTGGGCATGATAGCTTCAATTACAGTTATATTTGGTTTTGACGTAAACAAGTCTGTAATTACAGCCCTCTTATCATCGACAATTGGCTCTGGTGGGGCAACTTTACTTGGTAGGGCAGTTGTGGCAAATATTTTAAAACTTCTTCCAGCTGCAGGATCTATTGCTGGCGGAGCAATCTCAGCGGGCACAGCAGGTGTCATTACAGCAGCTTTAGGTAGTGCCTACATCGCCTTTATGGAACTTGTCTATAAGGGAGAGATGAATATTGAAGACCTATCTAGCAAAAAAGGAAAGGAAACATTGAGTAGGATTTTTAAAGAAAATCTTAAACTAGGTAAGGATAATATAAACTCCATACTTAAAAATTCTAACGATAAATAA
- a CDS encoding sodium-dependent transporter: MNENKGFTGQLGFVLAAAGSAVGVGNLWRFPYLAAKNGGGVFLIIYLLMVFTVGFALLTTDLAIGRKTGKSAIYAYQSMNSKWKFLGIFTFFVPVIIMTYYAVIGGWILNYIKYFLTGQMPLAADDASFSNFISSNASVYCSLVFMVLTAIIVFGGVEKGIERVSKIIMPILLIMVIGIALFSLTLKSSTDTGDLRTGIEGLAVYLKPDFTGMTLSRFLQISLDAMSQLFFSLSVSMGIMITYGSYVKKDVDLAKSVSVIEIMDTSVAILAGVMIIPAVYVFLGVEGMSAGPGLMFISLPKVFFQMGSAGRIIGLVFFILAAFAALTSCISVLESIVANTTEILNTKRKPTTLVLSVIYLIATAVIALGYSKFYVEVSLPNGSTGQLLDIMDYISNSFMMPLIAFLSSIFVGWIIKPEWIIEEVEHGGVKFTRKNLYIVMIKYFLPVIMFILFLISTGIFTY, from the coding sequence ATGAATGAAAATAAAGGATTTACGGGCCAGCTTGGTTTTGTCTTGGCTGCAGCTGGTTCTGCTGTAGGAGTAGGTAACCTCTGGCGTTTCCCTTACCTTGCAGCAAAAAATGGAGGAGGAGTATTCCTTATCATATATTTACTTATGGTTTTTACAGTAGGTTTTGCCCTCCTAACAACAGACCTTGCTATTGGTCGTAAAACTGGCAAAAGCGCTATCTATGCCTACCAGTCTATGAATTCAAAATGGAAATTTTTGGGTATATTTACATTCTTTGTACCTGTAATTATCATGACCTATTACGCGGTAATTGGCGGTTGGATACTTAATTACATAAAATATTTTTTAACCGGCCAGATGCCCCTGGCTGCTGATGATGCTAGTTTTTCAAACTTCATCTCTTCAAATGCCTCAGTTTACTGCTCTTTAGTCTTCATGGTTCTAACAGCTATCATTGTTTTTGGAGGAGTTGAAAAAGGAATAGAAAGGGTTTCTAAAATTATAATGCCAATACTTTTGATAATGGTAATAGGAATTGCTCTTTTCTCCCTAACCCTAAAATCAAGTACAGATACTGGTGACCTTAGGACAGGTATTGAAGGCCTTGCAGTTTATTTAAAACCAGATTTTACAGGTATGACTCTTAGCAGATTTTTACAAATCTCCCTTGATGCTATGAGCCAGCTATTTTTCTCACTTTCAGTATCTATGGGAATCATGATTACCTATGGATCTTATGTAAAAAAAGATGTTGACCTAGCAAAATCTGTTTCTGTAATCGAAATCATGGATACTTCTGTTGCCATTCTTGCAGGTGTAATGATAATTCCTGCTGTATATGTTTTTTTAGGCGTTGAAGGTATGTCTGCAGGACCAGGACTTATGTTTATTTCCCTACCTAAAGTGTTTTTCCAGATGGGATCAGCTGGTAGAATCATAGGCCTAGTATTTTTCATACTTGCGGCCTTTGCTGCTCTTACCTCTTGCATATCAGTGCTTGAGTCAATCGTTGCAAACACAACAGAAATTTTAAATACAAAAAGAAAGCCAACCACTCTTGTACTTTCTGTTATTTATCTAATAGCCACGGCAGTCATAGCCCTGGGCTATAGCAAATTTTATGTAGAAGTTTCCCTACCAAATGGATCAACAGGTCAACTTCTTGATATAATGGACTATATTTCAAATAGTTTCATGATGCCACTGATTGCCTTCCTATCTTCAATCTTTGTAGGCTGGATAATTAAGCCAGAATGGATAATAGAGGAAGTGGAGCATGGTGGGGTCAAATTTACAAGAAAAAATCTTTACATCGTAATGATAAAATACTTCTTGCCAGTAATTATGTTTATCCTATTTTTAATATCAACAGGTATCTTTACCTACTAA
- a CDS encoding CaiB/BaiF CoA-transferase family protein, translating into MNLLENLKILDFTTLLPGPYATWMLAEMGAHVLKISAPNRKDLVLESDPKTKNGISANRAWLNNQKEEIFLNLKKNAGKKEIIRLIKEEGYNCIIEQFRPGIMEKFGLAYEEIREIKDDIIYLSLTGYGQDGPYKDKAGHDINYLSLSGLMSYSGRKETGPVLYGMQIADISSAQNSVIGILAALNKRNATGKGSYIDVSILDSVIPFNAMAGAGAMMDGINPQREEDFLNGGSLYDFYQTKDNKYLSLGALEPKFFERFCKIIGKEEWIEAGCVCSDFMEKKTILREIFKEKNRDEWTNIFKNSDCCVEPVLDLNEALLSSENTKIRQSVKTINIDGEKVYVYSNPIKFR; encoded by the coding sequence ATGAATTTATTAGAAAACTTAAAGATACTTGATTTTACAACCCTACTACCAGGACCATATGCGACTTGGATGCTTGCAGAAATGGGAGCTCATGTTTTAAAAATATCTGCTCCAAATAGAAAAGACTTGGTCTTAGAATCTGATCCAAAAACAAAAAATGGCATATCAGCCAACAGGGCTTGGCTAAACAACCAAAAAGAAGAAATTTTTCTAAATCTTAAGAAAAATGCTGGCAAAAAAGAAATTATCAGGCTTATAAAAGAAGAAGGTTATAACTGTATCATTGAGCAGTTTAGACCCGGAATTATGGAAAAATTTGGACTTGCCTATGAGGAAATAAGAGAAATCAAGGACGACATAATATACCTAAGTCTAACAGGTTATGGACAAGACGGCCCCTACAAGGACAAGGCAGGTCATGATATAAACTATCTCTCCCTATCAGGACTAATGAGTTATTCAGGCAGGAAGGAAACTGGCCCTGTCCTTTATGGAATGCAGATAGCAGATATATCCTCTGCCCAAAATTCTGTAATAGGCATACTCGCTGCCTTAAATAAGAGAAATGCAACAGGGAAAGGTTCTTATATTGATGTATCTATCCTTGATAGCGTAATTCCTTTTAATGCCATGGCTGGTGCTGGTGCAATGATGGATGGAATTAATCCTCAGAGGGAAGAAGATTTCTTAAATGGTGGATCTCTCTATGATTTTTATCAGACTAAGGATAATAAATACCTAAGCCTAGGTGCCCTTGAGCCAAAGTTTTTCGAGAGATTTTGTAAAATCATAGGCAAGGAAGAATGGATAGAGGCAGGTTGTGTTTGTTCTGATTTCATGGAAAAGAAAACTATCTTAAGGGAGATTTTTAAAGAAAAAAATAGGGATGAGTGGACAAATATCTTTAAAAACTCAGATTGTTGCGTTGAGCCAGTCCTAGACCTAAACGAAGCCCTTCTTTCTAGCGAAAACACCAAAATTAGACAATCTGTAAAAACCATAAACATAGACGGCGAAAAAGTTTATGTTTACTCCAATCCGATAAAATTTAGGTAA
- a CDS encoding PD-(D/E)XK nuclease family protein has translation MEKFLNELKLIYYKYQIIDKVKSNFNIFNLLLNPYDEVNLHSKMLYSILNEKKYGKEFQKSFISELGLIESYDDIKSFIVEREKVIDTGRLDLYIEYKINTETIRIIIENKIYAADGDGQLDRYLAYLDRYQSLERPVYYLTLNGDEPTEISTNNLERINLISYENEILNWLDSCIKIAAREPSIRETLIQYSQLIEEITGKDVDYIMEIKNYFLENSDNFNMAIDLEPAITEAKVDLQFKFWEKLEDNLNGYFENQNDLTIKSCKDSKILNKYDQWYAKDIIKNNYQTSRVSYDYGITYSLGDFDQIGPLYLKLEYSRNSGLYYGLRLNIEPINTGSKAYETLYKKLDANNFEFTKLWLGWKYLYFNNNVIRFNFKDHDFVEVLMDDEKIDELINNISEEINKFIKLISE, from the coding sequence ATGGAAAAATTTCTAAATGAATTAAAACTCATATACTACAAATACCAAATAATCGATAAGGTCAAGTCTAACTTCAATATCTTTAATCTCCTTTTAAATCCTTATGATGAGGTAAACCTTCATTCAAAAATGCTTTATTCAATATTGAATGAGAAAAAATATGGGAAAGAATTTCAAAAATCTTTCATAAGTGAGCTAGGACTAATCGAATCATATGATGATATTAAAAGCTTTATCGTTGAAAGAGAAAAAGTCATTGATACTGGCCGCTTGGATTTATATATAGAGTATAAGATAAACACAGAAACTATTAGAATAATAATTGAAAATAAAATCTATGCAGCTGATGGTGATGGGCAGTTAGATAGGTATCTTGCTTACCTAGATAGGTATCAAAGTCTTGAAAGACCTGTCTACTATCTCACACTTAATGGAGATGAACCTACAGAAATTAGCACTAATAACCTAGAAAGGATTAATCTTATTTCATATGAAAATGAAATCCTAAATTGGCTAGACTCCTGCATAAAAATAGCTGCTAGAGAACCTTCTATCAGAGAAACTTTAATCCAATACAGCCAATTAATTGAGGAAATAACAGGAAAGGATGTCGACTATATTATGGAAATAAAAAATTACTTCTTAGAAAATTCAGATAATTTTAATATGGCGATTGATCTAGAACCAGCCATTACAGAAGCAAAGGTAGACCTCCAATTCAAATTTTGGGAGAAATTAGAAGATAATCTTAATGGGTACTTTGAAAATCAAAATGACTTAACCATCAAAAGTTGTAAAGACTCGAAAATATTAAATAAATATGACCAGTGGTATGCAAAAGATATAATCAAGAATAATTACCAAACATCTCGAGTATCATATGATTATGGTATAACTTATAGCCTAGGAGATTTTGACCAAATAGGTCCCTTGTATTTGAAGTTAGAATATTCTAGAAACTCAGGCCTTTATTATGGTTTAAGGCTTAATATTGAGCCTATAAATACAGGTTCAAAAGCTTATGAAACTCTTTATAAAAAATTAGATGCTAATAATTTTGAATTTACTAAATTGTGGTTGGGTTGGAAGTACTTATATTTTAATAATAACGTAATTAGATTTAATTTCAAAGATCACGACTTTGTAGAAGTTTTGATGGATGATGAGAAGATCGATGAATTAATTAATAACATAAGTGAAGAAATTAATAAATTTATCAAACTTATTTCTGAATAA